A single Lactuca sativa cultivar Salinas chromosome 8, Lsat_Salinas_v11, whole genome shotgun sequence DNA region contains:
- the LOC111902258 gene encoding uncharacterized protein LOC111902258 — MDSMECLVALTTHWNLRNCPTELRGQYMRGDHQYPTMVLEAVMSQDLWFWHAFYGVVGSNNDLNVIYQSPLSDEKYHGTGPDCLFYLNDEHYKHSYCLAGGIYSSWIVFVKAYTYPITSKKKRFKAAQESTIKYT, encoded by the coding sequence ATGGATTCCATGGAATGCTTGGTAGCATTGACTACACATTGGAATTTGAGGAATTGTCCAACGGAATTAAGAGGCCAATACATGAGGGGTGACCATCAGTATCCAACAATGGTATTAGAAGCGGTGATGTCACAAGATTTATGGTTTTGGCATGCATTTTATGGTGTAGTTGGTTCGAACAATGATTTAAACGTCATCTACCAATCACCACTTTCTGATGAGAAATATCATGGAACAGGACCCGATTGTTTATTTTATCTAAATGACGAACACTACAAACATAGTTACTGTCTTGCAGGTGGAATATATTCATCATGGATTGTATTTGTGAAGGCATATACATATCCAATAACCAGCAAAAAGAAACGGTTCAAAGCGGCACAAGAATCAACAATAAAATATACATAA
- the LOC111902229 gene encoding importin subunit alpha-1a, whose translation MSLRPSARTEVRRNRYKVAVDAEEGRRRREDNMVEIRKNRREESLQKKRREALTGSQFAVPVQSASAAEKKLENLPAMVAGVFSDDNNMQLEATTQFRKLLSIERSPPIEEVIQSGVVPRFVEFLVREDFPQLQFEAAWALTNIASGTSEHTKVVIDHGAVPIFVKLLASPSDDVREQAVWALGNVAGDSPKCRDLVLAQGALIPLLSQLNEHAKLSMLRNATWTLSNFCRGKPQPSFSQTKPALPALQQLIHSNDEEVLTDACWALSYLSDGTNDKIQAVIEANVCPRLVELLNHPSPSVLIPALRTVGNIVTGDDMQTQYIINHQALPCLLNLLTNNHKKSIKKEACWTISNITAGNKEQIQTVIEANIIGPLIHLLQNAEFDIKKEAAWAISNATSGGSHDQIKYLVSEGCIKPLCDLLICPDPRIVTVCLEGLENILKVGEAEKNLGRSGDVNLYAQMIDDAEGLEKIENLQSHDNNEIYEKAVKLLETYWLEEEDDAMPPGDAAAAQPPSAAGGGFHFGGGDVSVPSGGFNFN comes from the exons ATGTCGCTGAGACCTAGCGCCAGAACGGAAGTTCGCCGGAACCGATACAAGGTTGCGGTCGATGCCGAGGAAGGCCGCCGGAGGAGAGAAGACAATATGGTCGAGATCCGTAAGAATCGGAGAGAAGAAAGCTTGCAGAAGAAGAGACGCGAAGCACTCACTGGTAGCCAGTTCGCCGTGCCCGTTCAGTCCGCTTCCGCCGCCGAAAAGAAG TTGGAAAATCTTCCTGCCATGGTTGCCGGAGTTTTCTCTGATGATAACAATATGCAGCTTGAGGCCACTACTCAATTCCGTAAACTTTTATCAATAG AACGCAGCCCTCCCATTGAAGAAGTTATTCAATCCGGTGTTGTTCCTCGCTTTGTTGAGTTTCTTGTAAGGGAGGATTTCCCACAACTTCAG TTTGAGGCTGCTTGGGCTTTGACTAATATTGCTTCGGGGACATCTGAACACACAAAAGTGGTGATTGATCATGGCGCTGTTCCAATATTTGTGAAGCTTCTTGCATCTCCAAGTGATGATGTTAGAGAACAG GCTGTATGGGCTTTAGGAAATGTTGCTGGTGATTCCCCTAAATGTCGTGACCTTGTACTTGCACAAGGTGCTTTGATTCCTCTACTATCCCAATTAAACGAGCATGCTAAGTTATCCATGTTACGAAATGCCACATGGACACTTTCAAATTTTTGCAGAGGCAAACCACAGCCTTCTTTCAGTCAG ACAAAACCTGCACTTCCAGCTTTACAGCAACTTATTCATTCAAACGATGAAGAAGTTTTGACAGATGCTTGTTGGGCTCTTTCATATCTTTCAGATGGCACAAATGATAAAATCCAAGCTGTTATTGAAGCAAATGTATGTCCAAGATTGGTTGAGCTATTGAA tcACCCTTCTCCATCTGTCCTTATCCCTGCTCTTCGTACTGTTGGTAACATTGTTACAGGAGATGATATGCAAACTCAG TATATAATCAATCATCAAGCTTTGCCTTGTCTTCTCAACTTGTTGACCAACAACCACAAAAAAAGTATCAAGAAAGAAGCTTGTTGGACTATATCAAACATAACTGCTGGCAACAAGGAGCAGATTCAG ACAGTGATTGAAGCAAATATCATTGGCCCTCTTATTCATCTGCTTCAAAATGCAGAATTTGACATCAAGAAGGAGGCTGCATGGGCTATTTCTAATGCTACTTCAGGTGGAAGCCATGACCAAATCAA GTATTTGGTAAGTGAGGGATGTATTAAACCTTTGTGTGATTTACTGATATGCCCTGATCCAAGAATAGTGACAGTTTGTTTAGAGGGGCTTGAGAATATATTAAAAGTTGGTGAAGCAGAAAAGAATTTGGGAAGATCAGGAGATGTGAATCTTTATGCACAGATGATTGATGATGCAGAAGGGTTGGAGAAGATTGAGAATTTACAGAGTCATGATAACAATGAGATTTATGAGAAAGCAGTGAAGCTTCTTGAGACTTATTGGTTGGAGGAAGAGGATGATGCTATGCCACCTGGCGATGCAGCTGCAGCTCAGCCTCCTTCCGCTGCTGGTGGTGGTTTCCATTTTGGAGGTGGCGATGTTTCCGTTCCTTCTGGTGGATTCAACTTTAATTGA